In a genomic window of Halalkalicoccus sp. CG83:
- a CDS encoding succinate dehydrogenase/fumarate reductase iron-sulfur subunit, translating into MSTQLEERETEAEVDAGHSEPRSAYQERRLDDKEKRREQRERERQDEERAEEAENTVHIKVFRYDPEVAEKQEPRFDDFHVPFEKGMTVLDAVMYARDHHDSSLTFRHSCRQAICGSDAFFINGRQRLGCQTQIADLETPVRVEPLPHKEVVKDLVVDMDHFFDQMEAVEPYFQTNEAPDSDLDEQRQSRENREKIKMGTRCIWCACCQSSCNIAAGDNEFLGPAAISMAYRFAMDEREGGDMKEHRLRIVEQEHGVWRCQTQFSCTNVCPKDIPLTEHIQELKREAVKKNLKFW; encoded by the coding sequence ATGAGCACACAACTCGAGGAGAGAGAGACGGAGGCGGAGGTCGACGCGGGTCACTCGGAGCCACGCTCGGCCTACCAGGAGCGTCGATTGGACGACAAGGAGAAGCGCCGCGAACAGCGCGAACGCGAGCGACAGGACGAGGAGCGCGCCGAGGAGGCGGAGAACACCGTCCACATCAAGGTGTTCCGCTACGACCCCGAGGTCGCGGAGAAACAGGAGCCGCGCTTCGACGACTTCCACGTTCCCTTCGAGAAGGGGATGACCGTCCTCGACGCGGTGATGTACGCGCGCGATCACCACGACTCGTCGCTCACGTTCCGCCACTCGTGTCGACAGGCGATCTGTGGTTCGGACGCCTTCTTCATCAACGGCCGCCAGCGGCTGGGCTGTCAGACCCAGATCGCGGACCTCGAAACGCCGGTTCGGGTCGAGCCGCTCCCCCACAAGGAGGTCGTGAAGGACCTGGTCGTCGACATGGACCACTTCTTCGACCAGATGGAGGCGGTCGAGCCCTACTTCCAGACGAACGAGGCTCCCGACAGCGATCTGGACGAACAGCGCCAGAGCCGGGAGAACCGCGAGAAGATCAAGATGGGAACGCGCTGTATCTGGTGTGCGTGCTGTCAGTCCTCGTGTAACATCGCGGCGGGCGACAACGAGTTCCTCGGCCCGGCGGCGATCAGCATGGCCTACCGGTTCGCGATGGACGAACGCGAGGGCGGGGACATGAAGGAACACCGCCTGCGGATCGTCGAGCAGGAACACGGCGTCTGGCGGTGTCAGACGCAGTTCTCCTGTACGAACGTCTGTCCGAAGGACATCCCGCTGACCGAGCACATCCAGGAACTGAAGCGCGAAGCGGTCAAGAAGAACCTCAAGTTCTGGTAA
- the sdhC gene encoding succinate dehydrogenase, cytochrome b556 subunit produces MSQSYNRGLVEDFGRWREFTAGMWAWIFHKFTGWVLIGYLFTHIAVLSTATVGTGAYTETIQSLESLVIVRVLEVGLLAVAVFHILNGVRLLMVDLGVGLDAQDKSFYASLILTGVIAVASVPTFLEGAF; encoded by the coding sequence ATGAGTCAGTCGTACAACCGCGGCCTCGTCGAGGACTTCGGCCGGTGGCGCGAGTTCACCGCCGGCATGTGGGCGTGGATCTTCCACAAGTTCACCGGCTGGGTCCTCATCGGCTATCTGTTCACCCACATCGCCGTGCTCAGCACGGCCACCGTCGGCACGGGAGCGTACACCGAGACGATCCAGAGCCTCGAGAGCCTCGTGATCGTGCGCGTTCTGGAGGTCGGACTGCTCGCGGTCGCCGTCTTTCACATCCTCAACGGCGTTCGCCTGCTGATGGTCGACCTCGGTGTGGGGCTCGACGCCCAGGACAAGAGCTTCTACGCGTCGCTGATCCTCACCGGCGTGATCGCCGTCGCGAGCGTGCCGACGTTCCTCGAGGGGGCGTTCTGA
- a CDS encoding succinate dehydrogenase codes for MAERYSSFNSNGSLWLLQRITAAFLVVILAFHFFLLHFVNHASEITFAGSQYRMGDISYYSLMVLFLITATFHGVNGVYNGLTNQGLTGTQKTVVKAVLIVASVALIVQGIRTANAFAGIPLY; via the coding sequence ATGGCGGAACGCTACTCCTCGTTCAACTCGAACGGCAGCCTCTGGCTGCTCCAACGAATCACCGCGGCGTTCCTCGTCGTGATACTCGCCTTCCACTTCTTCCTGCTGCACTTCGTCAACCACGCCTCGGAGATCACGTTCGCGGGCAGCCAGTACCGGATGGGCGACATCAGCTACTACTCGCTGATGGTGCTGTTCCTGATCACCGCGACGTTCCACGGCGTCAACGGCGTCTACAACGGCCTGACCAACCAGGGACTGACGGGCACCCAGAAGACGGTCGTGAAGGCGGTGTTGATCGTCGCAAGCGTCGCACTCATCGTTCAGGGGATCCGAACCGCAAACGCATTCGCAGGCATTCCACTGTACTGA
- a CDS encoding FAD-binding protein — translation MHEHDVLVVGAGGAGLRAAIAAHEEGADVALVTKLHPVRSHTGAAEGGINAVLREGDSWEDHAYDTMKGSDYLGDAPAVETLCQDSPEETIQLEHWGMPFSREEDGRVSQRPFGGLSFPRTTYAGAETGHHLLHTLYQQVVKRGIEVYDEWYVTRLAVTDHEEPEDRKCHGVVAFDVMSGEVRGFRARNGVILATGGPGQVFDHTTNAVSNTGDGPAMAYRAGVPMEDMEFIQFHPTTLPSTGVLISEGVRGEGGILYNELGERFMFEHGYASNAGELASRDVVSRAELTEVNEGRGIEDEYVHLDMRHLGEERIIDRLENILHLASDFEGVDGLVEPMPVKPGQHYAMGGIETDENGETCIDGLYAAGECACVSVHGANRLGGNALPELIVFGARAGRHAAGTDLGETLIETGRTEDSETGEIDTPVVPGSIHADEDAVADGGPDVGDSESRRAESDGGSREGGASVVPEATEIVERAVEAENRRIDHLMEKDEGVQQAELREKLQKSMTRNVNVFRTEEGLKQALRDIREVREQYEDVYVDDPSRTFNTDLQQTIEMRNLIDTAEAITLGALARDEFRGAHWRAEFQERRDEEWLKHTLLSWNDGTPELWFKPVILEGEEKTYEPKIRSY, via the coding sequence ATGCACGAACACGACGTACTCGTCGTCGGCGCGGGCGGTGCCGGACTCCGGGCGGCGATCGCCGCCCACGAGGAGGGCGCGGACGTGGCTCTCGTCACGAAGCTCCATCCCGTCAGGAGCCACACCGGCGCGGCCGAGGGCGGCATCAACGCCGTGCTGCGCGAGGGCGACTCCTGGGAGGACCACGCGTACGACACGATGAAGGGCTCCGACTACCTCGGAGACGCGCCCGCCGTCGAGACGCTCTGTCAGGACAGCCCGGAGGAGACCATCCAGCTCGAACACTGGGGGATGCCGTTCTCACGCGAGGAGGACGGTCGCGTCTCCCAGCGGCCGTTCGGCGGCCTCTCGTTCCCCCGAACCACCTACGCCGGCGCCGAGACCGGCCACCACCTGCTGCACACGCTCTACCAGCAGGTCGTCAAACGCGGCATCGAGGTCTACGACGAGTGGTACGTCACCCGGCTCGCGGTGACCGACCACGAGGAGCCCGAGGACCGAAAGTGCCACGGCGTCGTCGCCTTCGACGTGATGAGCGGCGAGGTCAGGGGCTTTCGTGCGCGAAACGGCGTCATTCTCGCGACGGGCGGCCCTGGACAGGTGTTCGACCACACCACGAACGCCGTCTCCAACACCGGCGACGGCCCCGCGATGGCCTACCGCGCCGGCGTGCCGATGGAGGACATGGAGTTCATCCAGTTCCACCCGACCACGCTGCCGTCGACGGGCGTCCTCATCAGCGAGGGCGTTCGTGGGGAGGGCGGCATCCTCTACAACGAGCTCGGCGAGCGCTTCATGTTCGAACACGGCTACGCGTCGAACGCCGGCGAACTCGCCAGCCGCGACGTCGTCTCGCGGGCCGAACTCACCGAGGTCAACGAGGGCCGCGGGATCGAGGACGAGTACGTCCACCTCGACATGCGCCACCTCGGCGAGGAGCGCATCATCGATCGACTGGAGAACATCCTGCATCTCGCCTCGGACTTCGAGGGCGTCGACGGCCTCGTCGAACCGATGCCGGTCAAGCCCGGCCAGCACTACGCGATGGGCGGGATCGAGACCGACGAGAACGGCGAGACCTGCATCGACGGGCTGTACGCGGCGGGCGAGTGTGCGTGCGTCTCGGTCCACGGCGCCAACAGGCTGGGCGGGAACGCGCTGCCCGAGCTCATCGTCTTCGGCGCACGCGCGGGTCGCCACGCCGCCGGCACCGACCTCGGCGAGACGCTCATCGAGACCGGCCGCACCGAGGACAGCGAGACCGGCGAGATCGATACCCCGGTCGTACCCGGCTCGATCCACGCCGACGAGGACGCCGTCGCCGACGGTGGTCCGGACGTCGGCGACTCCGAGTCCCGTCGGGCGGAGTCCGACGGCGGCTCGCGAGAGGGCGGCGCGAGCGTCGTCCCCGAAGCCACCGAGATCGTCGAGCGCGCGGTCGAGGCGGAGAACCGCCGCATCGACCACCTGATGGAGAAGGACGAGGGGGTCCAGCAGGCCGAACTCCGCGAGAAGCTCCAGAAGTCGATGACGCGGAACGTCAACGTCTTCCGCACCGAGGAGGGGCTCAAGCAGGCGCTGCGGGACATCCGCGAGGTGCGCGAGCAGTACGAGGACGTCTACGTCGACGACCCCTCGCGGACGTTCAACACCGACCTCCAGCAGACGATCGAGATGCGAAACCTGATCGACACCGCCGAGGCGATCACGCTCGGCGCGCTCGCGCGCGACGAGTTCCGCGGCGCACACTGGCGTGCCGAGTTCCAGGAACGGCGCGACGAGGAGTGGCTCAAACACACGCTGCTGTCGTGGAACGACGGCACCCCCGAGCTCTGGTTCAAGCCGGTGATCCTCGAGGGCGAGGAGAAGACCTACGAGCCGAAGATCCGCAGCTACTGA
- a CDS encoding 5'-deoxyadenosine deaminase produces the protein MLVRGTVVVDSTTVVPDGAVVTDGPRIVAVGDAADLLERYPDHQRRRYDVVMPGMVGAHVHSIQSLGRGIADDTALLEWLYEHVLPMEAAMGPEAMEIAATLGYLELIESGVTACIDHLSVAHADRAFEAAGEVGIRGLLGKVLMDRDAPEGLREEADEALAESERLIREHHDTRDGRLRYAVTPRFAVSCTEDCLRGARALADEYGVRIHVHASENRDEVARVREETGMGNIEWLDEVGLTGEDCVLAHCVHTSDRERALLAETGTHVVHCPSSNMKLASGVAPVREYLDRGISVALGNDGPPCNNTLDPYTEMRQASLLGKVDDLDPTALPARTILEMATVNGARAAGFERVGELREGWRADVVGLTTDLTRATPIHDVLSHLVFAAHGDDVRFTMVDGRVLYDDGEVSTVDAPDVRERANELARTVVR, from the coding sequence ATGTTGGTTCGTGGAACCGTCGTCGTCGACTCGACGACGGTCGTTCCCGACGGCGCGGTCGTCACCGACGGGCCTCGAATCGTCGCGGTCGGCGACGCCGCCGACCTGCTCGAGCGGTATCCCGATCACCAGCGTCGCCGCTACGACGTGGTGATGCCGGGGATGGTCGGCGCACACGTCCACTCGATCCAGAGCCTCGGACGCGGCATCGCCGACGACACCGCGCTGTTGGAGTGGCTCTACGAGCACGTCCTCCCGATGGAGGCCGCGATGGGGCCGGAGGCGATGGAGATCGCCGCAACGCTGGGCTACCTCGAACTGATCGAGAGCGGCGTTACCGCCTGCATCGATCACCTCTCGGTCGCCCACGCCGACCGAGCGTTCGAGGCCGCCGGCGAGGTGGGGATCCGGGGCCTGCTCGGAAAGGTGCTCATGGACCGCGACGCTCCCGAGGGACTTCGCGAGGAGGCTGACGAGGCGCTCGCCGAGAGCGAGCGCCTCATACGGGAGCATCACGACACGCGAGACGGCAGGCTTCGCTACGCCGTCACGCCGCGGTTCGCCGTCTCCTGCACCGAGGACTGTCTGCGCGGTGCGCGTGCGCTCGCCGACGAGTACGGCGTCCGGATCCACGTCCACGCCAGCGAGAACCGCGACGAGGTCGCTCGCGTGCGCGAGGAGACGGGAATGGGAAACATCGAGTGGCTCGACGAGGTCGGACTCACGGGAGAGGACTGCGTGCTCGCCCACTGCGTCCACACGAGCGATCGCGAACGTGCCTTGCTCGCCGAGACCGGAACGCACGTCGTTCACTGTCCCTCCTCGAACATGAAGCTCGCGAGCGGGGTCGCTCCGGTCCGAGAGTACCTCGATCGCGGGATCAGCGTCGCGCTCGGCAACGACGGTCCGCCGTGTAACAACACGCTCGATCCCTACACCGAGATGCGCCAGGCGAGTCTCCTGGGTAAGGTCGACGACCTCGATCCGACCGCCCTCCCCGCGCGGACCATCCTCGAGATGGCGACGGTCAACGGCGCGCGCGCTGCCGGCTTCGAGCGCGTCGGCGAACTCCGGGAGGGCTGGCGCGCCGACGTCGTCGGGCTGACGACCGACCTGACGCGTGCGACGCCGATCCACGACGTCCTCTCGCATCTCGTCTTCGCGGCCCACGGCGACGACGTGCGCTTCACGATGGTCGACGGACGCGTGCTCTACGATGACGGGGAGGTGTCGACGGTCGACGCGCCCGACGTCAGGGAGCGAGCGAACGAGCTCGCGAGAACGGTGGTTCGGTAG
- a CDS encoding succinylglutamate desuccinylase/aspartoacylase family protein, translated as MAADPSPFTYGGGTVAPGETANVRYTVSETYLGDPVRIPVTIINTERPGPTVGLVAAAHGDELNGIEVVRAVAHEWNHTGLHGTIVCLPVLNIPGFLAQQRYLPILDRDLNRSFPGSDSGTSAKRMADRIYRNFIAPCDFVLDFHTSTRGRNNMLHIRANMENSDTRRLAKAFASNVIIAGQGPPGSLRREATDDGVATVTIEMGEAHRFQRALIDQALDGVASVFAEYGVKPAETVRWPGWRTVIHDDLEKTWIRADSGGIVDMYHDRGALVHEGDTICKITNPFMTEDDTVEAPFTGVLVGILENPVVYPGNPLCHLVELEHETRRVVESLQSTGQRNGET; from the coding sequence ATGGCAGCCGACCCCTCCCCGTTTACGTACGGCGGTGGCACCGTCGCGCCCGGGGAGACCGCGAACGTCCGCTACACCGTCAGCGAGACCTACCTCGGCGATCCGGTTCGGATCCCCGTGACGATCATCAACACCGAGCGGCCGGGCCCGACCGTCGGGCTGGTCGCTGCCGCCCACGGCGACGAGCTCAACGGAATCGAGGTGGTCAGGGCGGTCGCCCACGAGTGGAACCACACCGGCCTCCACGGCACCATCGTCTGTCTGCCCGTGCTCAACATCCCGGGCTTTCTCGCCCAGCAGCGCTACCTCCCGATCCTCGATCGCGACCTGAACCGCTCGTTTCCCGGCTCCGACTCCGGGACGAGCGCGAAACGGATGGCCGACCGAATCTACCGCAACTTCATCGCGCCCTGTGACTTCGTGCTCGACTTCCACACCTCGACGCGCGGTCGGAACAACATGCTCCACATCCGGGCGAACATGGAGAACTCGGACACGAGACGGCTCGCCAAGGCGTTCGCGTCGAACGTCATCATCGCGGGTCAGGGGCCGCCCGGATCGCTCCGACGCGAGGCGACCGACGACGGCGTCGCGACGGTCACGATCGAGATGGGCGAGGCCCACCGCTTCCAGCGCGCGCTGATCGACCAGGCGCTCGACGGCGTCGCGAGCGTCTTCGCGGAGTACGGCGTCAAACCCGCCGAGACCGTCCGGTGGCCCGGCTGGCGGACCGTCATCCACGACGACCTCGAGAAGACGTGGATCCGGGCGGACTCGGGCGGGATCGTCGACATGTACCACGACCGGGGGGCGCTGGTCCACGAGGGCGACACCATCTGCAAGATCACCAACCCGTTCATGACCGAGGACGACACCGTCGAGGCGCCCTTCACCGGCGTGCTCGTCGGAATCCTCGAGAACCCCGTCGTCTACCCGGGCAACCCGCTCTGTCACCTGGTCGAACTCGAACACGAGACCCGTCGGGTCGTCGAGTCGCTCCAGTCGACCGGCCAGCGAAACGGCGAGACCTGA